A region from the Acanthochromis polyacanthus isolate Apoly-LR-REF ecotype Palm Island chromosome 23, KAUST_Apoly_ChrSc, whole genome shotgun sequence genome encodes:
- the mblac1 gene encoding metallo-beta-lactamase domain-containing protein 1, with product MESEVVSGQFKKVSLPETQLDFFGQPYSVSVLKVGYCSPQTDGTFKADGTITLLTGPRTVLVDTGGPWDRDFLLKCLKERGLEPRHIDVVVGTHGHSDHVGNLNLFSAAVMIVGYDVSEGDTYRPNKLAEGHIYSIDEHVSVVPTPGHTGQDVSVQVKGTSAGTVLVAGDLFECCSDENSWRDLSMNIALQEVSRQKALCSADVIIPGHGLPFRVLRN from the exons ATGGAGTCAGAAGTGGTTTCTGGTCAATTTAAAAAAGTGTCTTTACCAGAGACTCAGCTGGACTTCTTCGGTCAGCCGTACTCCGTGTCCGTGCTTAAAGTCGGCTACTGTTCTCCTCAGACCGACGGGACATTCAAAGCCGACGGGACCATCACCCTTCTAACGGGACCCAGGACTGTTCTCGTTGACACAGGAGGACCGTGGGACCGGGACTTTCTTCTTAAGTGCTTGAAAGAGAGAGGTTTGGAACCAAGACACATTGACGTTGTAGTGGGGACTCATGGACATTCAGACCACGTTGGAAATCTGAATCTTTTTTCAGCAGCGGTGATGATTGTGGGATATGATGTCAGTGAAGGAGACACATACCGTCCCAACAAGCTGGCAGAAGGACACATTTACTCGATTGATGAGCAT GTGTCTGTAGTTCCCACTCCAGGCCACACAGGACAAGACGTCAGTGTCCAAGTAAAGGGAACATCAGCGGGCACTGTGCTTGTTGCAGGGGACTTATTTGAATGCTGCTCAGATGAAAACAGTTGGCGGGATCTGAGTATGAACATTGCATTACAGGAAGTTAGCCGCCAGAAGGCGCTATGTAGTGCAGACGTCATCATCCCTGGGCATGGGCTCCCATTCAGAGTCCTCAGGAACTAA